The Linepithema humile isolate Giens D197 chromosome 2, Lhum_UNIL_v1.0, whole genome shotgun sequence genome has a segment encoding these proteins:
- the LOC105679087 gene encoding uncharacterized protein isoform X1 — protein MDCTQLYLPRPDPEDCICDVHGLESKKTRYKQLADKERRLQDELIKIKREMTNLTSLMLDSAHGMDETMKSVYKTDYKKRGLPVAQYRPLMTAVKLPIESLVTPIIDLKPYRDPVRFRYSAMEDPTIEPAKTMDLLKIPETCSFWDEPFKGCSEYVDAISKIGLSNMKNQQCYLNPLSPSRKFGACNLPKS, from the exons aTGGATTGTACTCAACTGTATCTTCCAAGACCCGATCCGGAAGATTGTATATGTGATGTTCACGGCTTGGAAAGCAAAAAAACTAG ATACAAACAACTGGCCGATAAGGAACGTCGACTTCAGGatgagttaataaaaattaaacgtgaAATGACAAATCTCACATCGTTGATGTTAGACAGTGCTCATGGCATGGACGAGACGATGAAGAGCGTTTACAAAAcggattataaaaaaagag GTTTACCTGTTGCACAGTACAGGCCTTTAATGACTGCGGTAAAATTACCGATTGAATCACTTGTTACGCCAATCATTGATTTAAAGCCTTACAGAGATCCGGTTAGATTTAGATACTCAGCTATGGAAGATCCAACAATTGAACCTGCCAAGACCATGGatcttttaaaaa TTCCAGAAACTTGTTCTTTCTGGGATGAGCCATTCAAAGGCTGCTCTGAATATGTGGATGCCATTAGCAAAATAGGTTTGAGCAACATGAAAAATCAACAATGCTATCTAAACCCTCTCTCACCCTCGAGAAAATTTGGCGCTTGTAATTTACCaaagtcgtaa
- the LOC105679085 gene encoding uncharacterized protein isoform X1 — translation MNHYVSIYKRDYTSPLVSAARRPKSPTAIFKSCTCTDSRQALKKLVDVKVEECFDSSRMKPTGWLSEPKIYPKTQPRIQEVDKTPFDQPRGCVKTLEIQCPEFYKMLEKAQLEERASRVEADRMKTTYQIDFSDPAAARMTQLSRIRDMDDQQLQCRVPIKITIEADCPPQCRPPSLKYNGSTRARKYDFKQKNALKRGKPCEDIEGRLAQLPSWKTEYQDSINKIGQTIMKVKLHQMKKKVLPVLTVSN, via the exons ATGAATCATTACGTTTCGATCTACAAGCGGGACTACACCTCGCCTCTAGTGTCGGCTGCACGTCGACCTAAATCGCCAACAGCGATTTTTAAAAGTTGCACTTGCACCGACTCACGGCAAGCGCTTAAAAAGCTTGTAGATGTGAAAGTCGAAGAGTGTTTTGATTCAAGTCGTATGAAACCCACGGGATGGCTCTCAGAGCCGAAGATTTATCCCAAGACTCAGCCTAGGATTCAGGAAGTAGATAAAACACCGTTTGATCAGCCGCGCGGTTGCGTAAAAACa ctCGAAATACAATGTCCCGAGTTCTATAAAATGTTAGAAAAAGCACAGCTGGAGGAAAGAGCCTCGCGAGTAGAGGCTGATCGTATGAAGACGACGTATCAGATCGATTTCAGTGATCCTG CAGCTGCACGTATGACACAACTGTCCAGGATCCGTGATATGGACGATCAACAGCTGCAATGCCGTGTGCCAATAAAGATAACGATAGAAGCTGATTGCCCGCCACAATGTCGTCCCCCGTCTTTAAAGTATAACGGAAGCACGCGTGCTCGGAAATACGATTTCAAACAAAAGAATGCATTGAAACGCGGAAAGCCGTGCGAGGACATCGAGGGAAGATTGGCGCAATTGCCATCCTGGAAAACGGAGTATCAAGATAGTATCAATAAGATCGGTCAAACCATTATGAAAGTTAAATTAcatcaaatgaaaaaaaaagttttaccgGTGTTAACTGTGTCCAACTAA
- the LOC105679085 gene encoding uncharacterized protein isoform X2 → MNHYVSIYKRDYTSPLVSAARRPKSPTAIFKSCTCTDSRQALKKLVDVKVEECFDSSRMKPTGWLSEPKIYPKTQPRIQEVDKTPFDQPRGCVKTLEIQCPEFYKMLEKAQLEERASRVEADRMKTTYQIDFSDPAARMTQLSRIRDMDDQQLQCRVPIKITIEADCPPQCRPPSLKYNGSTRARKYDFKQKNALKRGKPCEDIEGRLAQLPSWKTEYQDSINKIGQTIMKVKLHQMKKKVLPVLTVSN, encoded by the exons ATGAATCATTACGTTTCGATCTACAAGCGGGACTACACCTCGCCTCTAGTGTCGGCTGCACGTCGACCTAAATCGCCAACAGCGATTTTTAAAAGTTGCACTTGCACCGACTCACGGCAAGCGCTTAAAAAGCTTGTAGATGTGAAAGTCGAAGAGTGTTTTGATTCAAGTCGTATGAAACCCACGGGATGGCTCTCAGAGCCGAAGATTTATCCCAAGACTCAGCCTAGGATTCAGGAAGTAGATAAAACACCGTTTGATCAGCCGCGCGGTTGCGTAAAAACa ctCGAAATACAATGTCCCGAGTTCTATAAAATGTTAGAAAAAGCACAGCTGGAGGAAAGAGCCTCGCGAGTAGAGGCTGATCGTATGAAGACGACGTATCAGATCGATTTCAGTGATCCTG CTGCACGTATGACACAACTGTCCAGGATCCGTGATATGGACGATCAACAGCTGCAATGCCGTGTGCCAATAAAGATAACGATAGAAGCTGATTGCCCGCCACAATGTCGTCCCCCGTCTTTAAAGTATAACGGAAGCACGCGTGCTCGGAAATACGATTTCAAACAAAAGAATGCATTGAAACGCGGAAAGCCGTGCGAGGACATCGAGGGAAGATTGGCGCAATTGCCATCCTGGAAAACGGAGTATCAAGATAGTATCAATAAGATCGGTCAAACCATTATGAAAGTTAAATTAcatcaaatgaaaaaaaaagttttaccgGTGTTAACTGTGTCCAACTAA